The Arachidicoccus terrestris genome includes the window AGCTTTGTACTGTCGTCACATTCGGTAGGGCGGCCAGCTTGTTCCGGTAAAAGTTCTGGTAATCATCCATGTCATTAATGGCAACTCTAAGGATGAAGTCAAATGCGCCCGTCATTTGCAGACATTCCAGCACTTCAGGCAGTTTGATAACAGACTGCTCAAACTCCTGCAAAGTACTGGAAGAATGGTTGTGCAGCAATACATGACAGAAGGCGACCAGATTCTTATTGATCTTTTTCCGATCCAGAATCGCCACAATCTTCTTGATATAGCCCTCCTTTTTCAGCTTCCGAATGCGCTCATGAACCGCCGCCGTGGATTTATTGACTTGTACCGCTACTTCCTTACTGGTAAGGGAGGCGTCCCGCTGCAGAATTTTAAGGATTTGCTGATCTGTCTCATCTAAAAATAACGCATCTGCCATTTGATCACTGATTTTATAGACAATAAAAATAAAACCCGTTAATTAAATTAACGCAATATAACAATAAATTTTATTAAAATGTTTAATGATATCAATAAATTTTATTGAATATGTGACAAGTATTTGTTGTTTTTATTGAAGGGTATAGCTTTGAATGATCAATCAAGATATGTTATTATTTATTTATGGAAGTGATCAGTAAAAATTACGGGCAAATGCAGGCCCGCTTAAAGAATCTCTGGCAACTAGTAGGTAATACACCTATGCTGGAACTGCATTATCAGTATAAAGGCAAGCCGGGAAGAATATTCGTAAAATGCGAACATTATAATCTGACGGGAAGTATCAAGGACCGTATGGCGCTTTATATAATGCACAAGGCGTACGAAACCGGAAGTATCCAACCCGAGGATACTATTATTGAAGCCACCAGCGGAAATACCGGCATTTCCTTTTCTGCCATCGGAAAAGGAATGGGCCATGAAGTAAATATTATTATGCCCTGCTGGCTGAGTAAGGAAAGAATGGATATTATAAGAGGCTTTGGCGCAAAGATCATTACCGTGACCAAAGAAGAAGGTGGGTTTTTAGGCAGTATTAAGTTAAGTGAAGAGATGGCTGCGGAAGGACGGGTATTCTTGCCAAAGCAATTCAGCAATATCTATAACGCAGAGGCCCATGAAAAGACAACCGCTCCTGAGATCTACCGGCAATTACAACAAATTAATCTGACGCCGGACGCCTTCGTGGCAGGAGTCGGAACAGGCGGAACCGTAATGGGAATCGGTAACTACCTGCGTGGACAGCACTCCTCTATTACGGTCCACCCACTGGAGCCCAGCGAATCTCCCACGCTAACGACAGGATATAAAACCGGAACTCACCGTATTCAGGGGATTTCTGATGAATTTATCCCTTCCATCGTACAACTCGATAACCTGGACGGGATTGTTCAGGCGGGTGATGGAGATGCGATCATTATGGCTCAGAAACTTTCTGCCCAGCTGGGTCTGGCTGTGGGTATTTCTTCTGGTGCCAATGTTGTCGGCGCCATTAAACTGGCAGAAAAATTAGGAAAGGACAGCGTGGTGGTAACGGTTCTGCCGGATAGCAATAAGAAATACCTGAGCACAGACCTGATGAAGGAGGAGCCGGTAAGAGAAGGTTATATTTCTACTGATACACAGTTTACAGATTATCAGCCTATCGCAAGGTTAGCAGCTCCTGTATTATAAAAATAAGATTACTTTATCTAAAACGAATAAAAATGAAAAAACTACTTACTGGATTGTTTTTAATGTTCTGCCTGGCGATGACGGCCACTGCTCAGCAACAAAACCCTGTTTCCTGGACCGCCGGTGCTGTCAAAGCAGCAGATGGATTATATAAAGTAACCATCACTGCCACCGTTACGGCTCCATGGCACATTTATTCGCAGTCAACGCCCGACGGCGGGCCGGTACCAACGTCGTTCAGCTTTAATAAGAACCCTTTGGTGTCCGTTACAGGTAAAACAGCTGAAAAGGGAGATCTGAAAACGACGCACGACAAGAACTTTGGTGTGGATGTCAAATACTACGGAGGAAAAGTTCAGTTTATTCAAACTGTCAAAGTTAAAGCAGGCGTTAAAACAAATCTAACCGGCGCGGTGAACTTTATGGTATGTAATGATACGGAATGCCTGCCACCCAGTTCCTGGGAATTCTCCGTGAAACTTAACTAGATAACTCTTTAGAAAAATCTTCCATGCGTAAACTTATAGTGGCAGTTCTTGCCTTATTATCTATACAATATGCTGCATCCGGCCAGGATGGAATTCACTTCAGGGATACGGTTGTCCGCATAAATGATTCTATAGCTGAATTGCAGATTTACGCCAGGCAGGATAAGGGTGTGGCGCTTTTCTCAACCAGGAAAGTAAATCCTGATGACGCATTTTTATCTGCTTTTACACCAGACAGTTCCATTGCC containing:
- a CDS encoding protein-disulfide reductase DsbD domain-containing protein, whose amino-acid sequence is MKKLLTGLFLMFCLAMTATAQQQNPVSWTAGAVKAADGLYKVTITATVTAPWHIYSQSTPDGGPVPTSFSFNKNPLVSVTGKTAEKGDLKTTHDKNFGVDVKYYGGKVQFIQTVKVKAGVKTNLTGAVNFMVCNDTECLPPSSWEFSVKLN
- a CDS encoding Lrp/AsnC family transcriptional regulator; the protein is MADALFLDETDQQILKILQRDASLTSKEVAVQVNKSTAAVHERIRKLKKEGYIKKIVAILDRKKINKNLVAFCHVLLHNHSSSTLQEFEQSVIKLPEVLECLQMTGAFDFILRVAINDMDDYQNFYRNKLAALPNVTTVQSFFILSEAKSDFGYQL
- a CDS encoding PLP-dependent cysteine synthase family protein; this encodes MEVISKNYGQMQARLKNLWQLVGNTPMLELHYQYKGKPGRIFVKCEHYNLTGSIKDRMALYIMHKAYETGSIQPEDTIIEATSGNTGISFSAIGKGMGHEVNIIMPCWLSKERMDIIRGFGAKIITVTKEEGGFLGSIKLSEEMAAEGRVFLPKQFSNIYNAEAHEKTTAPEIYRQLQQINLTPDAFVAGVGTGGTVMGIGNYLRGQHSSITVHPLEPSESPTLTTGYKTGTHRIQGISDEFIPSIVQLDNLDGIVQAGDGDAIIMAQKLSAQLGLAVGISSGANVVGAIKLAEKLGKDSVVVTVLPDSNKKYLSTDLMKEEPVREGYISTDTQFTDYQPIARLAAPVL